The genomic region TTTGTTATCTGTGAGTCTTTCGACTAGCCAGTTTTGAGCCACGATGTTATTCCCGTTATATATTAATTAACGAGAGTAACGGGTAAGACAATGGCTCGCCACGACATAATAATTTTGCTGAAGGTTGGCACCTACGATAAGGTGCCCATATTTAGTAAGTAATGCTGGTGGGTAAATTTAGAAAGGCTAATGATGCATCAAAGTCAATGCTAACCATTTGTTTGAGGTTTTGCGGTTCTGTTGTGCCTACTAACTCAATGTAAATATCATCTTCACTAGCAAAAATATTCAGATTATTCATTGATCTATATAAGTCTCGTTTTAGAGCTTTTTCTTTTCTGTTAACGGAATTTTTGTGATAATTATCACTCAACACTTTAATAATCGCTTTGCGAGCATCTGATAACATAATATCTCGTTTAATTTTCCCTTCAATTTTAGCGATAAAACTTACTTCTTCTGGTGGCATAAGAGAATATCGACGATTAAGTTGCGGGATCACTGTTTTAAGTGTTTTTTCCACTTTTTGCGCAATATTAGGATCGGTAGGTGAGTACAACGCAACAAAAACTCTATTAACCCATTGTTCATCCATCCGTCCTTCCATTTCTTCCTGTTCTGACTCTCCCCACACTTTGCACCAAAGAACACCAGGGTAATGTCGCTTTATAAAGAAACTATAATCATCATCAAAGACGTGATTATCATCATAGAGTTCGTAATATAATGAATTCACTTTAATTTCTTCTGTACTTTCAGCTTCCGTTCCTCCAATGATGCCCCCTATTGTAACAAACTCTAATTTATCATCTGCATTTTCTGGATATAGAGGGGTAAGTGGTTGCTTAGGCATTAATTTTATATCAGCTTTTGTTAACCATAAATCTACTTTGACTTTACTGTTAGCTTTTGGGATAAGGCCAAATATATTGTTACCAAACCTGATGCCAATCTGATCTGTATGAGAGTAAAACTCATCAAATACTGCATCTCTTCCGTTTACATTCCTGAACCTTGGCGCAATAACCCACTCTTTGTAATACCCATCTCCTTGATCTACAAACACGTTAAATTGATGTGTTTGACGGCTTATTTCACGACCAAATAAAAATTCAATAAATGGCTTTTCTTGTTCTATTGTAAAGTACAGGCTGAGCTTTTCTACTTGAATTACATCTGTTATTTTTGTGGTATGGCTATCAATAGCAACAGCATCTACCAGCATGTAATGTACCTGATTTTCTGATATCAATGGATAATGAGCAGGTAGACCTGATGGGTATTCTGATTTGTTTTCGATACTGATAGGACCACGACTTGGCAGTGGTTTTCGAGGTATATATTGTTTTCCTTCAGCCAACGCTAATATAGAGCCGCGATTAAGTGCTGTGCTTGAATATCCTTCTTGTCTTGCTCGTTCAAGTTTATTGAGAGCAAATTCAAGGGCTAAGCCTTGGAAAATATTTACACCTTGCATTACTTGACTATCAGCCAATGGTTCAAGACTTGGTTTTGTCTTGAGAATATCCGTAAAGCTAGCACGAGCTGCTTGTTTATTCTGATAATCCATGTTTACCTCAATGGTAATAATTGTTTATAAAACCCGTACTTATGTTGTATTTCAATTGAAAACTCATCAAGAGAAGGAAATGAAACACGAATACTGTGAATAATCAGACCTTTTACATCGATGGGTAATTTTTCGAAAATTGCCATTTCCATCATTACAGCATCATCTTCTGTTTGCGTAATAAAATGAAATGGAGATAAGTTATGGCCCCAAGCAGGATTATCGGCGATTGTGTGTTCTGCATTTGAGAACCATTCACTAATATTATTATCCATGGCCTTACCGTCAGTAACTATTTCAAAACCGCCACTGTCAACATTTAGAAGGTGGTTGAGCTCTTTCATTCTATATCCTATCGTGGGCCATCAGAACTAATGTCTTATCATCAAATTCAGTATTAATTTGTTGATTAGATGATGATTGTTGCGTTCGATTAGAACCACCATAATGTCCAGATGAAGCAGATGCAGCAACATTGCTTTGTTGTGTTTTGTTTAGTGCATCTTCAAATACTTTTCCCATTTTCTTATAATCAATCTCAGTTCCTGTAATTTCTTTTATCGGCTGAGGTTTGTTAATTGGGTTAATTTGTTGTTGAGATTTAGGGATTTCTGGCAATGTCACTTTTAATTGCTCTGCTGATACTTCTTGTACAGCATGATTTTTAATTTCTTGTTGTTTTACATCACTATTATTTGATTCTTTTATACTGCTAGACGTGGTAACGATAGTGGGGATTGAAGCGGTTTTCTCTGTTGCTGAAGTTTGAATATTCTCCCTTGCAGCTTTTGTAAAACCATCTGTACCTTTCATTTGATCAGTGATTGCTTCACCAACTATATCTCCACCTTTAGAACCTAACCAGCCACCCAATGCCGCACCAAGCAAGCCCCCAATTATTGTACCAACAACAGGCACAACAGAGCCCATAGCTGCACCAGCCATCATTCCGGCGGAGGCTCCTCCCATTGATCCTGCAGTGGTTGCACCTACTTGGATAGCCTTTTGTCCACCTGTTAAATCATCTCTGTTTTTTATTTCATCATATTTAAAGTAACCAGCGGTTAATGCGGCAATAGGAGCAGCGGCCTTGCTTGCAACGCTACCAACACTTTTTAAAGCACCACCAGCAATTTTTCCACCCGCTTTTACTGTATTACCAATTGCAGAGTTACTTATGGTTGATTTTGTTGTAGAAATGGCATTTTTAACTCCTTCAGAGACTTTAGAAAACTTACCTCCTTGTTTAGATATAAAATCAGGGACAGGTATTTTACTTTTTACCTTGTCTACCATTCGACCTATACGGCTACGTTTACTGCTACCTTTTGGACCTTTACGGGGGCCTTTTTTATCACTATTGCTTTCCCCCCCTAACATATCGAAGAGAGAATCGGCCATACTGCTTTCTTCACTTCCACCAAAGCTCTTTTGCTTGATGGTTTTAACCAATTCCTTATGGTTCTTATTTGTAGCGAGAACCTGCTCATCAAGGCGATCGGTAATGCTATCTGTTTGCTTGTCTTTGTCTCTTTCCATTGCAACAAGAGCAGAACCTGCCTGAGCGCTCTCGTTAGAACTAGCTTTGAGTTCAGGTGTTATTTGCTTGTTAGTGGTATTTGGTTGATATTGATTTAATATCTCCTTGATATCTGATTGATTGCTACTGTTTTTCGATTCAATGCT from Photobacterium toruni harbors:
- a CDS encoding lipopolysaccharide biosynthesis protein BplA, with protein sequence MDYQNKQAARASFTDILKTKPSLEPLADSQVMQGVNIFQGLALEFALNKLERARQEGYSSTALNRGSILALAEGKQYIPRKPLPSRGPISIENKSEYPSGLPAHYPLISENQVHYMLVDAVAIDSHTTKITDVIQVEKLSLYFTIEQEKPFIEFLFGREISRQTHQFNVFVDQGDGYYKEWVIAPRFRNVNGRDAVFDEFYSHTDQIGIRFGNNIFGLIPKANSKVKVDLWLTKADIKLMPKQPLTPLYPENADDKLEFVTIGGIIGGTEAESTEEIKVNSLYYELYDDNHVFDDDYSFFIKRHYPGVLWCKVWGESEQEEMEGRMDEQWVNRVFVALYSPTDPNIAQKVEKTLKTVIPQLNRRYSLMPPEEVSFIAKIEGKIKRDIMLSDARKAIIKVLSDNYHKNSVNRKEKALKRDLYRSMNNLNIFASEDDIYIELVGTTEPQNLKQMVSIDFDASLAFLNLPTSITY